A stretch of the Rhizomicrobium sp. genome encodes the following:
- the nuoF gene encoding NADH-quinone oxidoreductase subunit NuoF: MLADQDRIFTNIYGIEDKSVAGAKSRGLWDGTKKILEMTPEAICDVVKKSGLRGRGGAGFATGLKWTFMPKEVKDRPHYLVVNADESEPGTCKDREIMRNDPHHLIEGCLIACYAMRSHTAYIYVRGEFVREREALQAAIDECYAQKLIGKDNIHGWDFDCYVHHGAGAYICGEETALLESFEGKKGLPRMKPPFPANMGIYGCPTTVNNVESIAVVPTIMRRGPEWFAGIGRPNNTGTKLFQISGHVNTPCVVEERLGIPMRELIEKYAGGVRGGWDNLQAVIPGGASCPMIPKSVCDDVIMDFDALKAVNSSLGTAAVIVMDNSADLVRVVSRYAYFYKHESCGQCTPCREGTGWMWRVMKRLETGDARIEEIDQLWEVGKQVEGHTICGLGDAAPWPIQGLIRHFRPELERRIAERAKLAAE; the protein is encoded by the coding sequence ATGCTCGCCGACCAGGACCGCATCTTCACCAACATCTACGGCATCGAGGACAAGTCCGTCGCCGGCGCGAAGTCGCGCGGGCTGTGGGACGGCACCAAGAAGATCCTCGAGATGACGCCGGAGGCGATCTGCGACGTCGTCAAGAAGTCGGGCCTGCGCGGCCGTGGCGGCGCCGGCTTCGCCACCGGCCTCAAATGGACCTTCATGCCGAAAGAGGTGAAGGACCGGCCGCACTACCTCGTCGTCAACGCCGACGAATCCGAGCCCGGCACGTGCAAGGACCGGGAGATCATGCGCAACGATCCGCATCATCTCATCGAAGGCTGCCTGATCGCGTGCTACGCGATGCGCTCGCACACCGCCTACATCTATGTGCGCGGCGAGTTCGTGCGCGAGCGCGAGGCGCTGCAGGCCGCGATCGACGAATGCTATGCCCAGAAGCTGATCGGCAAGGACAACATCCACGGCTGGGATTTCGACTGCTACGTCCATCACGGCGCCGGCGCCTATATTTGCGGCGAGGAGACCGCGCTGCTCGAGTCCTTCGAAGGCAAGAAGGGCCTGCCGCGCATGAAGCCGCCGTTCCCGGCGAACATGGGCATCTATGGCTGCCCGACGACGGTGAACAATGTCGAGAGTATCGCCGTGGTGCCGACCATCATGCGCCGCGGCCCCGAATGGTTCGCCGGCATCGGCCGGCCCAACAACACCGGCACCAAGCTCTTCCAGATCTCGGGCCATGTGAACACGCCTTGCGTCGTCGAGGAGCGCCTCGGCATCCCGATGCGCGAGCTGATCGAGAAATATGCCGGCGGCGTGCGCGGCGGCTGGGACAATCTTCAGGCCGTGATCCCCGGCGGCGCCTCCTGTCCGATGATCCCCAAATCGGTCTGCGACGACGTCATCATGGATTTCGACGCGCTGAAGGCGGTGAACTCCTCGCTCGGTACCGCGGCGGTGATCGTGATGGACAACTCCGCAGATCTCGTGCGCGTCGTCTCGCGCTACGCCTATTTCTACAAGCATGAGAGCTGCGGCCAGTGCACCCCGTGCCGCGAAGGCACGGGCTGGATGTGGCGCGTCATGAAGCGGCTCGAGACCGGCGATGCCCGGATCGAGGAGATCGATCAGCTCTGGGAAGTCGGCAAGCAGGTCGAGGGCCATACGATCTGCGGCCTCGGCGACGCCGCCCCCTGGCCGATCCAGGGCCTGATCCGCCATTTCCGTCCCGAGCTCGAACGGCGCATCGCCGAACGCGCCAAGCTGGCGGCGGAGTAG
- the nuoG gene encoding NADH-quinone oxidoreductase subunit NuoG, whose product MPSRKLIIDGHEIEADDNLTLLQACENAGAEIPRFCYHERLSVAGNCRMCLVEWVGAPKPQASCALQVRDIFPNKDGTPAKINTRSPIATKAREGVMEFLLINHPLDCPICDQGGECDLQDQAMGYGRAAFNRFHENKRAVEDKYMGPLVKTVMTRCIQCTRCIRFATEIAGVDDLGATGRGEDMEITTYLEKAFASELSGNVVDLCPVGALTSKPYAFNARPWELRHTDSVDVMDAQGAAIRVDARGPQVMRVLPRLNEGVNEEWISDKARHACDGLMRQRLDRPYIRKSGKLQPATWPEAFAAIAARVAQTTPDKMAAIVGDLAAAEEIKALKDLMAALGVKNIDCRQDGAKLGGERQSYLFNTTIAGIEAADAILLVGTNPRWEAPVLNARIRKTWLASGVKVAGIGVRADQTYPVQDLGASVEVLAQIASGVHDFAKVLHDAKRPMIILGGAAVARADGAAILRLAARIAADTGMIGPAGGPAEGGWNGFNVLHTAASRVAALDLGFVPGEGGRDVAAIVDGAQKGEIEFIYSLGADEFDCSHLGRAFVVYQGSHGDAGAHNADVILPGAAYTEKEGLYANFEGRVQPAHRAVFPPGEAKEDWAILRALSDVLGKRLPYDTHDALRAALVAEAPHFADHHELVPHGGATATDWSAIGGEGPLDTTHPLQSTMIDYYLTNPIARASATMAECSREFVTGTSKLAAE is encoded by the coding sequence ATGCCCTCGCGCAAATTGATCATCGACGGCCACGAGATCGAAGCCGACGACAACCTCACCCTGCTGCAGGCGTGCGAGAACGCGGGCGCCGAGATTCCGCGCTTCTGCTACCACGAGCGCCTGTCGGTCGCCGGCAATTGCCGCATGTGCCTGGTCGAATGGGTCGGCGCGCCGAAGCCGCAGGCCTCCTGCGCCCTGCAGGTCCGCGACATCTTCCCGAACAAGGACGGCACGCCGGCCAAGATCAACACCCGTTCGCCCATCGCCACCAAGGCACGCGAAGGGGTGATGGAATTCCTGCTCATCAACCACCCGCTGGATTGCCCGATCTGCGACCAGGGCGGCGAGTGCGACCTGCAGGACCAGGCGATGGGCTACGGCCGCGCCGCGTTCAACCGCTTCCACGAGAACAAGCGCGCGGTCGAAGACAAATACATGGGCCCGCTGGTCAAGACGGTGATGACCCGCTGCATCCAATGCACCCGCTGCATCCGCTTCGCGACCGAGATCGCCGGGGTCGACGATCTCGGCGCGACGGGTCGCGGCGAGGACATGGAGATCACGACCTATCTCGAGAAGGCCTTCGCGTCGGAGCTCTCGGGCAACGTGGTCGATCTCTGCCCCGTCGGGGCGCTGACCTCCAAGCCCTACGCCTTCAACGCCCGCCCCTGGGAATTGCGCCACACCGACTCCGTCGACGTGATGGACGCGCAGGGCGCCGCCATTCGCGTCGACGCGCGCGGTCCGCAGGTCATGCGCGTGCTGCCGCGCCTCAACGAGGGCGTGAACGAGGAGTGGATCTCCGACAAGGCGCGCCATGCCTGCGACGGCCTGATGCGCCAGCGTCTCGACCGCCCCTATATCCGCAAGAGCGGCAAGCTCCAGCCCGCCACCTGGCCCGAAGCCTTCGCCGCCATCGCGGCGCGCGTCGCGCAGACGACGCCGGACAAGATGGCCGCCATCGTCGGCGATCTCGCGGCGGCGGAGGAGATCAAGGCCCTCAAGGATCTGATGGCCGCGCTGGGTGTGAAGAACATCGACTGCCGCCAGGACGGCGCCAAGCTGGGCGGTGAACGTCAGAGCTACCTGTTCAACACGACCATCGCCGGCATCGAGGCCGCAGATGCGATCCTGCTGGTCGGCACCAATCCGCGCTGGGAAGCGCCGGTGCTGAACGCCCGTATCCGCAAGACTTGGCTGGCAAGCGGCGTGAAGGTCGCCGGCATCGGCGTGCGCGCCGATCAGACCTATCCGGTCCAGGATCTGGGCGCGAGCGTCGAGGTGCTGGCCCAGATCGCGAGTGGTGTACACGATTTCGCGAAGGTGCTGCACGACGCCAAGCGCCCGATGATCATCCTCGGCGGCGCGGCCGTGGCGCGCGCCGACGGCGCCGCGATCCTGCGTCTCGCCGCCAGGATCGCCGCCGACACCGGCATGATCGGTCCCGCCGGCGGCCCGGCCGAAGGCGGCTGGAACGGCTTCAACGTCCTGCACACGGCGGCGAGCCGCGTCGCCGCGCTCGATCTCGGCTTCGTGCCGGGCGAGGGTGGTCGCGATGTCGCCGCCATCGTCGACGGCGCGCAGAAGGGCGAGATCGAGTTCATCTATTCGCTGGGCGCCGACGAGTTCGATTGCAGCCATCTCGGCCGCGCCTTCGTCGTCTACCAGGGCAGCCATGGCGACGCCGGCGCTCACAATGCCGACGTGATTCTGCCGGGTGCCGCCTATACGGAGAAGGAAGGCCTCTACGCCAATTTCGAAGGCCGCGTGCAGCCCGCCCATCGCGCCGTCTTCCCGCCCGGCGAGGCCAAGGAAGACTGGGCGATCCTCCGTGCGCTGTCCGACGTGCTCGGCAAGCGCCTGCCATACGACACGCACGACGCGCTGCGCGCCGCGCTCGTCGCCGAGGCGCCGCATTTCGCCGACCATCACGAACTGGTGCCGCATGGCGGCGCGACCGCGACCGACTGGAGCGCCATCGGCGGCGAAGGCCCGCTCGACACCACGCACCCGCTGCAAAGCACGATGATCGACTACTATCTGACGAACCCCATCGCCCGCGCCTCCGCGACGATGGCCGAGTGCAGCCGCGAATTCGTCACCGGCACCTCCAAACTGGCGGCGGAGTAG
- the nuoH gene encoding NADH-quinone oxidoreductase subunit NuoH, with translation MFLTHFFQSHGLPYGWAWTFSQLIAVLLIEVPLLISVALFILADRKIWAAVQLRRGPNVVGPFGVLQTFADAFKFMLKEVIIPAGANKVIFILAPLVTATLAFAGWAVVPFADGWVIADINVGILYLFAMSSLGVYGIIMAGWASNSKYPFLSALRAAAQMVSYEVSIGFVIITVLLFAGSLNLSAIVRAQEHGWFVFSILFPMLPIFFVSALAETNRPPFDLVEAESELVAGFFVEYSATPFLLFFLGEYVSVILMCAMCSILFFGGWLPPLNVWPLNAVPGIIWLLLKIFFFFFLFAMVKAMVPRYRYDQLMRLGWKVFLPTSLLWVVVTAGYVLVFHHHA, from the coding sequence ATGTTCCTCACCCACTTCTTCCAGTCGCACGGTCTGCCCTATGGCTGGGCCTGGACCTTCAGCCAGCTCATCGCGGTGCTCCTGATCGAGGTGCCGCTGCTGATCTCGGTCGCGCTGTTCATCCTCGCCGACCGCAAGATCTGGGCGGCGGTGCAGCTGCGCCGCGGTCCCAACGTGGTCGGGCCTTTCGGCGTGCTGCAGACCTTCGCCGACGCCTTCAAATTCATGCTGAAGGAAGTGATCATCCCGGCCGGCGCCAACAAGGTGATCTTCATCCTGGCGCCGCTGGTCACCGCGACGCTCGCCTTCGCCGGGTGGGCGGTGGTGCCGTTCGCCGACGGCTGGGTCATCGCCGACATCAATGTCGGCATCCTCTATCTCTTCGCGATGTCGTCGCTCGGGGTCTACGGCATCATCATGGCCGGCTGGGCCTCGAACTCGAAATACCCGTTCCTCTCCGCCTTGCGCGCCGCCGCCCAGATGGTCTCCTACGAAGTCTCGATCGGCTTCGTGATCATCACCGTGCTGCTGTTCGCCGGCTCGCTGAACCTCTCGGCCATCGTGCGGGCGCAGGAGCATGGCTGGTTCGTGTTCTCGATCCTCTTCCCCATGCTGCCGATCTTCTTCGTCTCGGCCCTGGCCGAGACCAACCGGCCGCCCTTCGACCTGGTCGAGGCGGAATCGGAGCTGGTCGCCGGCTTCTTCGTGGAATATTCCGCGACGCCGTTCCTGCTCTTCTTCCTCGGCGAATATGTCAGCGTCATCCTGATGTGCGCGATGTGCTCGATCCTGTTCTTCGGCGGCTGGCTGCCGCCCCTGAACGTCTGGCCGCTCAACGCGGTGCCCGGCATCATCTGGCTGCTGCTCAAGATATTCTTCTTCTTCTTCCTCTTCGCGATGGTGAAGGCCATGGTGCCGCGCTATCGCTACGACCAATTGATGCGCCTCGGCTGGAAAGTGTTCCTGCCGACGTCGCTGCTCTGGGTGGTGGTCACGGCGGGCTATGTGCTCGTCTTCCATCACCACGCGTGA
- the nuoI gene encoding NADH-quinone oxidoreductase subunit NuoI: MATLDRTARQLFFWEFITSFALTMRYFFTPKTTINYPFEKGPLSPRFRGEHALRRYPNGEERCIACKLCEAICPAQAITIEAEPREDGSRRTTRYDIDMVKCIYCGLCQEACPVDAIVEGPNFEFATETREELYYNKDRLLANGDRWEREIAKNLELDAPYR, encoded by the coding sequence ATGGCAACGCTCGACCGCACCGCCCGCCAGCTCTTCTTCTGGGAGTTCATCACCAGCTTCGCGCTGACGATGCGCTATTTCTTCACCCCGAAGACGACGATCAACTACCCGTTCGAGAAGGGGCCCTTGTCACCCCGCTTCCGCGGCGAGCATGCGCTGCGCCGCTATCCCAACGGCGAGGAGCGCTGCATCGCCTGCAAGCTGTGCGAGGCGATCTGCCCGGCCCAGGCGATCACCATCGAGGCCGAGCCGCGCGAGGACGGCAGCCGCCGCACCACGCGCTACGACATCGACATGGTCAAATGCATATATTGCGGGCTGTGCCAGGAAGCCTGCCCGGTCGACGCGATCGTCGAAGGCCCGAACTTCGAGTTCGCCACCGAAACCCGCGAAGAGCTTTACTACAACAAGGACCGGCTGCTCGCGAACGGCGACCGCTGGGAGCGCGAGATCGCCAAGAACCTCGAACTGGACGCGCCCTACCGATGA
- a CDS encoding NADH-quinone oxidoreductase subunit J produces the protein MLLQAIAFYAFSAVLIASAFMVITARNPVHSVFFLILAFFNAAGLFVLLGAEFLAMILVIVYVGAVAVLFLFVVMMLDIDFAELKRGAQEYILVGAGVGLLLLVELAFFVAMKWNFASAAPGARAHPTPAGLSNTEALGRILYTDYVYYFQIAGLVLLVAMIGAIVLTLRHRPGVRRQNIGRQNARTMDEAMTVVDVKPGQGA, from the coding sequence ATGCTGCTCCAGGCCATCGCCTTCTACGCCTTCTCCGCCGTGCTGATCGCCAGCGCGTTCATGGTCATCACCGCGCGCAACCCCGTGCACTCGGTGTTCTTCCTGATCCTCGCCTTCTTCAACGCCGCCGGCCTGTTCGTGCTGCTGGGGGCCGAGTTCCTCGCGATGATCCTGGTCATCGTCTATGTCGGCGCCGTCGCCGTGCTCTTCCTGTTCGTCGTCATGATGCTCGACATCGACTTCGCGGAGCTCAAGCGCGGGGCGCAGGAATACATCCTGGTCGGCGCCGGCGTGGGCCTGCTCCTGCTGGTGGAACTCGCCTTCTTCGTGGCGATGAAGTGGAATTTCGCCTCCGCCGCGCCGGGCGCGCGGGCGCATCCGACGCCGGCCGGGCTCAGCAACACCGAAGCGCTCGGCCGCATCCTCTACACGGACTATGTCTACTACTTCCAGATCGCCGGGCTCGTCCTGCTGGTCGCGATGATCGGCGCCATCGTGCTGACGCTGCGCCACCGCCCGGGTGTGCGGCGCCAGAACATCGGCCGCCAGAACGCCCGGACCATGGACGAGGCGATGACGGTCGTGGACGTGAAACCGGGGCAGGGGGCCTGA
- the nuoK gene encoding NADH-quinone oxidoreductase subunit NuoK, with protein sequence MQIGLANYLVVAAILFTIGVFGIFLNRKNVIVILMSIELILLGVNINFVAFSSFLHDLVGQVFALFILTVAAAEAAIGLAILVVYFRNRGTIAVEDVNLMKG encoded by the coding sequence ATGCAGATCGGATTGGCCAACTATCTCGTCGTCGCGGCGATCCTCTTCACCATCGGCGTGTTCGGCATCTTCCTGAACCGCAAGAACGTCATCGTCATCTTGATGTCGATCGAGCTCATCCTGCTCGGCGTCAACATCAACTTCGTGGCGTTTTCGTCCTTCCTCCACGACCTCGTGGGGCAGGTCTTCGCGCTCTTCATCCTGACCGTCGCGGCCGCGGAAGCCGCCATCGGCCTTGCCATCCTCGTCGTCTATTTCCGCAACCGCGGCACCATCGCCGTGGAAGACGTCAACCTGATGAAGGGCTGA